TGCCATTAGCTTGATGTCGCCGCCGCCCATGCCGCCGAAGAACACAGCAGCCAGCAGAAACGGCAGGGCGATGAGGATTCCCGGCAGCTTTTCCGGTGCAAAGCCCGGTATGGACAGGACTGCGATTACAGCACAGATCCAGTTTGGAACAATGCGTTTTGTCAAGTCCGTTACCGATGCCGCACACAGCAGGGCAATAAAAAAGTCCGCCTGCACAGCGGCCAGCTTATCCGGCATAGTTGAACATATCCTTGATGCGCTGTACGAGAGTGGGCAGTACGGTTTTGTCGAAGAGCATATACAGACCGGCCAGCACCAAAGCGCCGATGACCACTGCCATTAAAATTTTGATGGCGGTATCCACGAAGCCCTCGGCGTGGTTGTTGGTGAGCGCCATTCTTGCTTTGATTGCCAGCATATTTGCTTTGTTCATGATTCTTTTCATAGTGTTTTACCTCCAAATTTTTATTATTGCGTTTTTACATACCGCCCATCTGCATGGGCGGCTGAGACTGTTCTGGTGCGGCTTCCTGCGGCTGCGCCGGGGCTTGTTTCATGGCTACGGCCTGCTGGTAGCTTTCCGGCACCGCCTTATGGAGCTGCTCCCGGAACTCTTTGGTTACCGGAAAGCAGATTTCTTTGTAGCCGTTTTCTGTCTTACGGCTTGGAATGGAAACAAAGAGACCGTCACGGCCTCCCTCCACCACCTTGATGCCCCGGATACCGAGGCATCCGTCCACCGTTGCTGAAGCGTAGGCACGGATGCCGCCGCTGCCTCCGGGCGGGTACATGGAATTGATTTTCACTTCTACATCAGGCGTGATTTCTTTCTCCTTTCGCATTTTGGCAATAAAAAAACAGCCCTTTAGAGTTGCATGGTTTGTGTCTGTTCCGGTGGGGTGAAGCCGATTTCCTGAAATCCGAAACGGTCGCAGTAATAAAAGCTGCTGCCGTTTTCATCGTACAGCTCCAGCACATCCGACATGGATAGGGAATGCCCCGCATAGCCGGGAGGATGGGCTGTGTTGAATTTGGTGTACAGCGCCTCCAGATCGTTGGTTTCCACCTCGCCGTCATAGACTGTTTGGTAATCGGACATTTGCGGTTCTCCGAATGATTTGCCGAAATCTTCAAGGCTGATGAAGCGCATCCGGATATCCGATTCGGGCTTTAACTGCCACACACGGCAGCTTTTCAGCAGGGTGAGTTCTTGGGCATCTCTCTGACCGTTCACAAGGCGGTCGTATATGCCGTTCGTCCATTTCACCTCGCCGATATCTTTTTGGCGGCTGAGAAAGGCTTTCAGTTCGTCCGACTCGAAGAGAGGATCAACCACCGCTTTGCCGCCGCTGACATAACCGGCAGAGTTGCCGTAGTACAGAATGATATCTTTTTCCATCCGGATATTTCGCATGAGCTTACCTCCTTTACGTCATAGTCATGCCTCCGTTCCGCGGATTGCGAAAGGCTTCCATTGCTTCCTCCGTGGGATGGAGGAGCCTGCCGTTTTCCATTTCCAGCACACAGAAGTCATCCCGGTCGCAGAGCATGATGCGGTGCTGGTAGGGCTTCTGCATCTCCACATAATTAAGCGCCTCCTGCTCCGTGCAGAGCCACACACCGGAGGCATATCGGCCATCGGGGAGAAAGCTGTAGCCGCTGTATTTCGGCTCGTGATTCTTTAAATCCAGCGCTCCCACCGGTCTGATTTGGGAGAGCTGCAGTTTGGCGCTGTCCGGCAGAAGCTCCGGCTTGAGGATGCCGATGACTTCGCTACGATTTTTCAGGGCAAACTCCCCGGTGCGCAGGGATACCAAAAAGACAGCGCAGCCGCTTGGATTGGCACCGGCTCCGTTTCCGCAGAGGCAGAAATACAGCTGCCTTTCAGGGGTGTCCTGACTGATTACGACAACTTTCCCCTGAATACTGCAGCCTAAGCCAGTTGCCGAACAGTCTTTAGCGGTATAGAGCGTGTTTCGTTCCATCTGTCAGCCCTCCTTTTTCTGCTGCAGCAGGGCAGTTAGGTCGGAAATAAGGGAGAGCCTTGTATCATCCGGCATGGTCTTGAATGCCGCACGGACATAAGCCTCCACCGCCTCCGGGGACTGGTCGCCGATTTCGATGATGTCCACCTTTTGCACACTGACCGTACCGTTGGAGATACCAAGGCGAACGATATTGCCGTAATCCATACCACTGGCGGTGCGCAGCTCCTTGGGAATCAGCACCCGGCCTTTTCCGTCCATGAGCTTGTAGATAGGCTTATTTTTCATCCTCCACACCTCCCTCCAGCACACAGCGGATGGTGTCGTGACTGATACCAAGGCTGTTGAACAGCTCCATCAGCTGGGGCGGCAGCTGCTTTAGGGGATCGGCGCTGCCGATGATGATAGCGCCGTCCTCGCAGCGGATATCCAGATCGTCATCCAGCGGAATCCCTGCCGCCTCCAAAAGCGCATGAGGCACCGACAGCTCTGCGGATTCCGGCGCTTCCACCGGCTCGTTCACATGGTCGATGCCGTCCTTGGTGAGAAAAAACTCGCCGTAACTGTTGATTTGTTTCACCGGGTGATGGGACAAATACGCCAGATGCACAGTATCTCCGGCGGTGACGCACATAGTGTCCAATACACCGGGCGGCAGGGTGATGCTGCCGTCCTCGGCAACCCTGCCCTTGGTTTCAATGATTTTCATAACTCAGCCTCCTTTAGATTTTTTATTCAATCCTGTATTCCGGGGGATTGTCCTCATCCATGCAGATTCCATAATCAAATAAGTTTAACTGACATGAGGAATTTTCCCGCTCCTTGGGATCGTAGTTGGTAATGATGACTTCCGAGTACTCGCAGCCTCCCTCATACCGCTGTGCCAGATTGTTCAGGCGGGTGACCGGGGTGATGGTGTAATCCTGATACAGCTCCCGGATGAATTCACAGTCGTTATAGCTGACCATCCATTTGCCCTTGCAGCCTGCCAGTGCATTCCGGAGCCGCTGATGGTCGGTTTTGAGAAACTCCACCGCATAGTGACCCTCGGTCATGTAATACGGCGGATCGCAATAAAAAAAGGCATCGTCCCGGTCATATTGCCGGATCAATGCCTCGAAATCCTTGTTTTCTACCACGGTATCGGCAAGCCGCCTCGATGCCTGCCATATCACGGCAAACACCTTTCGGATGTCAAAGGGCTGGCAGCCGTAAGAGGTGCATCCGCTGCCGTAGCTGTAGCGGATGAGCTTGAAAAAGGCCGCCGCTCGCCACACATCGCTTGGCTCCGCCTGCTCCAACATAATTGCCCTCAATTCCTCAAACTCAGGCGGCGGGAGGTTCTGCTGCGCCAGTTCCAGTTCTTCCTGCAAATATTCGTCATTAAATTCGTCCTTTTCAAAGAAGCGTCGCAGCACATTAAACTCATGCCGGGAGTTGAGGGGTAGGAAGCCCAGCTGCTTCAAAAATGCTAGAGTTCTGTTTTTTACGCAGTAGAACAGATTTGTCAGATTGCCGTTAAAATCGTTGTAGACCTCCATTCCTTTGCAGTCTGGCGGTCTGCCAAACAACACCCAACCCCCGCCGCCAAAGACTTCAATGTATCTGCCGAAGTCCTTGGGGAAGAGCCTATAAATGATATTGCGGAGGGCTTTCTTGCCGCCCACCCAGCTGATAAAGCTATTGATATTCCATCACCTCCCTCTGAAAAGAAAAAGAGCCGATGCTCACTACATTTTCAGTGACATCGACTCATCTGGATTATGATATTCGTATTCGCTGGTTTTCTCATTGTACAGGTAGCCCTCATCGGTCAAATCCACCTCGTGAACCTCAGCCGCAAGCTCCAACGCTTCTTTGGAGCCGCCCGGAGGAATGTCACAGAACATTTCTTCACCGTTTTCATATTCCTTTTTTCCTGTGTTATATCCGAAGTCCTCGTCAGCCCATTTGTGTTCAACGGATAGGTCAGGATATTTTGCCGCCAGTGCAGCAATGACATTTTCCGGACGGCTCCATGCGGTCTGGAACTCGATATGCTCACCGTCAAAGTCCTGCGGGGTATATGCACCACTGTAGCCGTAGCTGTTCCACTTGGTTCCCCAATTGGAAATCGACCAGTCGTACCAGTTTTCTTTGCCGTATTTCTCACGCTCGGCCATACCGAGATTTCCACGGAAGATATGCTCAGGCATAGGGATGACCTTGTTGAAGTCAATACTGCCGAGGCCGATCTTATCATCCTTGATGGCCTCGAACATGGCGCTGACCTTTTCCGGATCGCCGGATACTCTTAAAATATTGGTTACATGATTTGGCATTACCTCATTCCTCCCATCGTCATGCCGAAGCCAAAGGATTGGCTTCCTTTCAGCTCGTCCTCCGGCTTAATAAAGAAGCGGTCGCTGCTATCCCAAAAGCTAAGATACAGCTCACCGTCCTCCACCTTGATTTCCCTTTGCTCCAGCCCCTCACCCCAGCCGTCACTAAATTGAGAAGAGAGCCATTCGGTAAACTCCGCAAGCTCAGAGAGAGAAAGCGTACCGTGAGTTTGTACTTCGGTTACACCCCACAGCTCGCCGTTCCATTCCTCTACGGAGGGATTAATGCCGTGTATCTTTTGGCTGAAATCGTCATTAAGGTAAACGGCGAGACCACGCTCACCTTCGCTGGGGAGTTTTTCTTTTTCGATGAGTGCAAGGATTTCATCCTCATATTCCAAAACCTCACCGGCAGTTAAATCCTCCCAATAATCATCAAGATCGCCCCATTCGTTCTTTCGATAGATATGAGGGAAGAGGGGGCTGAATAACCGCAGTGTCTGCAGCTCATTTTTCATGGTGCATCCATCCTTTCATTTTGATTTAGAGCAATAAAAAAAGCGGCTGTGTTTTTCAGTTACGAAGAACACAGCCGCCTCAAAATTGCCCCATAGGGAATTGGCTTTATTTAATTGTAACCGGACTGATTCCGGTCAAAACAAGAAATACCCCGCTTTCTTATTAAAAAGCAGGGTGCATCTATGAAAAACGAGGGTCTTGAATTTTTCATTCAAAACCCTCGTCAGGCCGCATAAACACTGGCATTTTCAGCCCTGTATCTATTTTGACCTAATCTTCTGGTGCTGGTGAAGGGAATCGAACCCGCGGCCTACGCATTACGAGTGCGTTGCTCTACCATCTGAGCTACACCAGCATGTAAAAAACAATTTTAACTTTTATATTATTTGTAACTAAAAATAATTCAAAACCTACTGATTTTATATATTTCATTACGAATTAATTGCTCTACCACCTGAGCTATAGGAGCAAAACATACAATACTATTTTAATACAAATTTTCTTTATAATCAAATATAAAAATTTTTTTATATTTGATCTACTTAACCAGTAAAAATCATTAAAATTTTTAGTTTACTTTTAAATATATTGTTTATACTAAATTATATACTCTTTAATAGTAATTTCTAATTCTTAGTAGAAAAATCTATACTTTTTAGACTTTGACTTTCTTTGACTTTTAGTATACTATATAAATGTAACAAAAATTAATAAATAATAAAATCATATACAAGGAGGTATGTATTATGTTCGATATGGTTCCATTTAGAAGAAATAATTCTATAAGAAGAGGTGATGATGCTGAGAACTTCTTCAATTCTTTCTTTAACAATGATTTTTTAACGCCATTTAACATGAACTTATTTAATAATGGATTTAAAGTTGATCTTAAAGAAACTGATACTTCCTATTTGATTGAAGCAGATCTTCCAGGTATGAAAAAGGATGCTATAGATTTGAGTTTTGATAATAATTATCTAACAATATCTGCTAAACGAGATGACACAATAGAAGATAACAAAGAAAATTTCATAAGAAGAGAAAGAAGATATGGTGAATTTAAGAGAAGCTTTTATATTGACAATGTAGATGAAAAAAATATTACTGCTTCTTTTAAAGAAGGAGTTTTAAAAATTGAACTTCCAAAGTTAGAAAAAGGAAAGGGACCTACTAATAAAATAGAAATACACTAATTTGCGCCTTCCTCTATAAACTCATAATAAAATATAAGGAACTATATTTTCGATATAGTTCCTTATATTTTATTCTTGATGTATTACATCCAGATTTCCAAATTTACTAAATTGTCCCATCCAAGCTAATTTTATGGTACCAGTAGGGCCATTTCTTTGTTTTGCAATAATGCATTCTGCCACATTTTTTTCTTCTGTTTCTTTATTATAATATTCATCTCTATATAAAAACATAACTATGTCAGCATCCTGTTCTATAGAACCTGATTCCCTTAAATCTGAAAGCATAGGTCTGTGATCCGATCTGGCCTCTGGAGCACGGGATAATTGTGAAAGTGCTATAACAGGGCACTGCATCTCTTTTGCAAGTGATTTTATAAATCTAGATATCTCCGATACCTCCTGTTGTCTACTTTCCGAATTTCTTCCACCGCTCATAAGTTGTAGATAATCTATAATTATAATATCTATACCATGCTCTATTTTTAATCTTCTACATTTGGATCTCATTTCCATAATGGATATTCCTGCAGTATCATCTATAAATATTTTTGCTTCAGCCAAAGGTCCTGAAGCTCTAGCAATGTTTTCCCAATCCTTATCCTCTAAATTTCCAGTTCTAAGTTTTAGCATATCTATATGTGCTTCAGAACATAATAATTTATATGCTAATTGTTCCTTTGACATTTCAAGAGAAAATACAGCCACTTTCTTACCCTCTCTTAAAGCTGCATATTCTGCTATATTCAATGCAAAAGTCGTTTTACCCATAGAGGGCCTGGCAGCTACCAAAACCATATCACCCTTTTGAAATCCTGAAGTTTTAGCATCTAATTCCCTGAACCCGGAAGCTACCCCTGTAGTCTGCCCTTTATTGTTGAACAATCTTTCTATTTCTAAAAATCCTCTTTCAAGTACAACATTCATAGGCTCAAAATCAGATACCTTTCTATTATTGGACAAATCAAATATAGATTTTTCGGCCATATCAATAGTTTTCTCTACATTATTTTGATTATTATAACTTTCCTCTATTATCTTTGTAGAAGCTTTAATAAGTTTTCTAAGGGTAGATTTATCTTTTATAATCTTTATATAAGATTGCAAATTAACAGTTGATACTATAGAACCACTTAACTCACTTATATATGTTATTCCCCCCGCAGCTTCCAATTTAGATTTAGATTTCAAACTTTCAGTCAATGTTATTATATCTACAGCTATATCCCTCTTATATAAATCTAGAATAGCTTCAAATATAACCTTGTGTGATTCTCTATAAAAATCATCAACTTTTAAGATTTCCATAGATTCAACTATGGAAGACTTGTCAATAAGCATTGAACCAATTACACTTTGCTCAGCTTCCAAATTATGAGGTATACTTCCTAAAGGTGCATCCATGGATATCCTCACTCCTTAAACTTATATACAATTACTTCTATATTATTTACTAAAATACTATTTTCATTAATTCTTCAATATTAGATACTGGTTCAACTTTTATATCCTTAATATCCGTAGGTACCTCTTTCAGGTTTTCTATAGGTATAACCATCGTTTTTATTCCATTCCTTTTAGCACCGTAGGTTTTCTCGAAAATTCCACCTACAGGCTTTATATTACCTCTTAAAGATATTTCTCCTGTAATAGCAATATCCTGCTTTAAAGGCTTATTTAAAAGAGAACTTATTATGCAAACTGTAATAGCAGCTCCTGCAGAAGGTCCATCAATTCTTCCTCCTCCTATTATATTTACATGAATATCATAATCACTTATATCCTTATCCGTTATTTTTCTTATTACTGAAGCAGCGTTAAATACTGAATCCTTTGCCATACTTCCTGCTGTATCATTAAATCTTACAACTCCTCTTCCTTTTTCCTTGGCTTTAAATGCCACTGATTCTATTTCTATAGTAGAACCTATGTATCCACTTACCCCTAATCCATAAATATGGCCTACCTCATATTCTGATTTTAAAGACACCTCTTCAAAAGATTTAAACCTACCTATGGATATAATCTTTTTTAAATCTTCTACTGTAATCTTAATTTTGTCATTTAAATCTTTAACACCGCTATTATAAAGTACATATCCATACACATCTGATAATATATTAATAGCCTTTCTTCCTTCAATAGTATACTTACTTATAAGTTCAGATACTCCACTTTCCATTTCTATATTTAACTTTAGTGCTGCATTTTCAACTATACTCTGTATATCTTTTATAGAAAGAGGCTCAAAATAGACTTCTGTACATCTTGACCTAAGAGCTGGGTTTATTTCTCCTGGTTCCCTAGTAGTAGCCCCTATTAGTAAAAAATCTGCCGGAGCTCCTTTGTCAAATAAATATTTTATATATTTTGGAATACTCTCATCATCAGGATCATAATATGAAGATGAAAATTCAACTCTCTTATCCTCTAATACTTTTAATAATTTATTTTGAAGCATTTCATCTAGCTCACCGATTTCATCAATAAAAAGTACCCCTCCATGTGCTTCTGTAACAAGCCCAAGCTTTGGTTCTGGTATACCTCCTTCTGCCAGATCCCTTCTTGTACCTTGATATATAGGATCATGTACAGAACCTAAGAGAGGATTTGTGATTTCTCTAGGATCCCATCTTAAGGTAGTACCATCAACTTCTACAAATTTAGCATCTTTATTAAAAGGAGTAAATTTTAATTTTTTTGCCTCTTCAAGAGCAATTCTGGCAGCAGTAGTCTTACCTACCCCAGGAGGTCCATATAAAATTATATGCTGTGGATAGGGTGATGCTATTTTAGAAAGTATAGATTCCACAGCTCTCCTTTGACCTATAATTTCATCAAAAGTTTCTGGTCTTAAAAGTCTTTGTATATTTTTACTAAGATTTTTAGAATCTAATACTTCAAGTTTTGCATACTTTTTTAAAGTTTTAGCATTCTCTGGTCCTCTTTGCTTCTTTATAATACTTAATCTTACCTCGTCCATGTACTTGTCCTGACGTTCTGTAACATTCTTTTCTACTTCTCTTTCAATTTTAGTTCTTACATACCTCTCTGCTAAAGTCTCCGCAAGCCAATTATTGGTATCCTCTAAAGCATTATATATATTAGACTGATTTGGTATAATACTTAATCCTTTTCCATCACTTACTATTTTATTTAAAGCATATATTCTCTTGAATACATCCTCACTGTTTATGTAATCTTGAAGATTATACTTTTCCACCTTGTCATTTATAGTGGCTTCATCCATAACTTTCTTTAATAAATCATATAATACTTTAACTTGAATATCTATTGGTATGGAATTATTCATTTCTTTATCCAAACCATCAATAAATTGTAACTTCACGAGTTTTCCTCCTTATTTTTCTGCAATAATTACTTTTATTTTTGTAGATATTTCAGGATATAATTTAACTTCCACATCATAAGTACCAAGCTGTCTTATATTATTAATTACTATCTTTTTCTTATCTATATTTATTTTAAATTTTTTATTTAGTTCATCTGAAATATCCTTTCCGGTTATAGAACCGAATATTCTTCCATTTTCTCCTGATTTAACAGTTAAATTTATTTCCTTTCCCTTTAATTCTGCTGCAAGCTTTTGTGCTGCTTCAATTTCTGCAAGCTTCTGTTTTCTTTCAGCTTCCTTTTTATTGTTCCATATATGAAGATTAGTTTTATTTGCCTCCTCTGCAAATCCTTTTGGTATTAAATAATTTCTGGCATATCCATCTGAAGCATTTATAACTTCACCTTTTTTCCCTAGAGTTTTTACGTCTTTTAATAATATAACTTTCATTATTTTTCACTCTCCTTAACATATTTCTTTATGGCATCTTTTAATTTTAATAAGGCTTCATCTATAGTTACATATTCTAATTTTGCTCCTGCCATAGTAATATGTCCTCCTCCGCCTAATGTTTCAAGTATAACTTGCACATTTATATCTCCTAGGGATCTTCCGCTAATGAATATTTCATCTTTTATTTTAACAAAAACAAAAGACGCTTGAATACCTGTAATATTTAGCAATTCATCTGCTGCTTGAGCTGCTAATAGTATACTTTCTATTTGCTTGGGACATACTGCTATGGCAATATTATTATATATATTAGCTGACCTTATAATTTCAGCCCTTTTCAAATAAGTTTTTAAATCATAAGAAAAAAATTTTTTTATTTCTATAGTATCTGCACCGAGTCTCCTTAAAAATGAAGCAGCTTCAAAAGTTCTTACCCCAGTTTTAAAATAGAAATTTTTAGTATCTACACATATCCCTGCAAGAAGAGCTTCTGCTTCTATAGTTTTTATATCAGGCTTTTCTACCATATATGGCAGCATTTCCGTAACTAATTCAGAAGTAGATGATGCATAAGGTTCAATATAACTTAAAAGTGACCCTTTAATAAAATCTGTAGTTCTTCTATGATGGTCAATTATAACCATCCTACTAAATTTATTCACTAAATCCATACTTTCTACATAGCCTTCACTGTGAACATCTACAATTATAAGAAGACTGTTTTCATCCATCTTATCTTCACAATCCCTACTATGTATAAATACATCCTTATATTCTTTTTCTTCTTTTATTTTAGCCAGTATAAGCTTTGTACTTTCATTTGGATTATTTAATACAATGTAACACATCTTCCCTAGTAGGCCTACTACACTGTGTATTCCTACTGCAGCACCCAAACAATCTATATCTGGCTTGATATGTCCCATTATAAATATACTGCTGCTATCATTTATTATATCTACAAGTGCTTGAGCTACCACCCTTGCCTTTACTTTAGTTCTTTTTTCAACTTCTTTAGCTTTTCCACCATAAAATAGTAACTTATCTCCATTTTTTACAACCGCTTGATCTCCACCTCTACCTAATGCCAATTCTTTAGCTGATACTGCATATTTTTCATTTTCTAAAGGAGTGGCTCCTCCTCTACCTATACCTATACTTAAAGTTACTGCGAGCTTGTTTCCCATGTTTATTTCTCTTACAGTATCTAATATTTCAAATTTTTTTTCCATTTCTTTTTCTATATACTTATTCTGTATACAAAATATATATTTATTAGATTCATACTTTCTAATCATTGCATTTAAACCCTGTGCATAAATATTTATAGTTCTTTCTATCTCTGCTATTATAAGTGGTCTATCATCTTCATCCATAGCCTTAACTACATCATCAAAATTATCTACTTCCATAAGCATTATAGTATCTTTATTTGCATTTATCGAATTTACCATATCATAGGATTGGCTCACATCATAAAGATATAATATAACAATCTTATCCTTAGATTTTTCAGAAGTACCTACTATATTTGTATATATATCATAATATTTATCCTTGATTTTTATATATTTAAATACACTTTCCTTGCCATTTACCGCCTGTTTAATATTAAAATCTCTTGCAATGTTTTTAATATTTTGACCTAATATATCTTTTCCTTTTAATATAGAGGAAAAGTTTTGATTATACCAAAGTACATCTCCAGTTACCTTTATTATAACAAGGGGAAATGGGAATTTAACAAGTGTACTTGTAGTAGCTATATCAAGTTTGGAGGAGAAATCTTCTATAAATTTTTTCCATTCACTTTTCCTGAATTTTGTATTTTTTATATTATAGATTACAAGCAGCACGTACAAAGCAATAGTTATGCTACCAATTATTATATGTCCATACAGCATTAATAATAAAATCAGCACTGCAATTATTATCATATATACTTTATTACTAGTTATAAAATAATTATAATTATCTTGCATTAAATAAAACCCCCGGTACTATTTTTTTAACTTTCTATAAGGGTCGAGTTTTCTAAAATCAAATATCATATCTATAAATCCTATAATAGTATAAAATAAAGATAATCTTGACATGGCTGTAAATATTATTATTAAGGCAGCAATCTTTTTAGACATTTTGTATTTATCTATTAAATAATATGTAATCAATGCTATCCCATCTAATAAAAGTACGAATTGGAGTATAGTCCCTGATGAATTAGCCAAATATTCTCCTATAACTATATTTTTTCTATCGAGCAGCATTCCTATAA
This window of the Clostridium kluyveri DSM 555 genome carries:
- a CDS encoding YodL domain-containing protein — encoded protein: MRNIRMEKDIILYYGNSAGYVSGGKAVVDPLFESDELKAFLSRQKDIGEVKWTNGIYDRLVNGQRDAQELTLLKSCRVWQLKPESDIRMRFISLEDFGKSFGEPQMSDYQTVYDGEVETNDLEALYTKFNTAHPPGYAGHSLSMSDVLELYDENGSSFYYCDRFGFQEIGFTPPEQTQTMQL
- a CDS encoding DUF6133 family protein, whose product is MNKANMLAIKARMALTNNHAEGFVDTAIKILMAVVIGALVLAGLYMLFDKTVLPTLVQRIKDMFNYAG
- the hsp18 gene encoding heat shock protein Hsp18 — translated: MFDMVPFRRNNSIRRGDDAENFFNSFFNNDFLTPFNMNLFNNGFKVDLKETDTSYLIEADLPGMKKDAIDLSFDNNYLTISAKRDDTIEDNKENFIRRERRYGEFKRSFYIDNVDEKNITASFKEGVLKIELPKLEKGKGPTNKIEIH
- the rplI gene encoding 50S ribosomal protein L9 — its product is MKVILLKDVKTLGKKGEVINASDGYARNYLIPKGFAEEANKTNLHIWNNKKEAERKQKLAEIEAAQKLAAELKGKEINLTVKSGENGRIFGSITGKDISDELNKKFKINIDKKKIVINNIRQLGTYDVEVKLYPEISTKIKVIIAEK
- a CDS encoding DNA adenine methylase, whose amino-acid sequence is MNSFISWVGGKKALRNIIYRLFPKDFGRYIEVFGGGGWVLFGRPPDCKGMEVYNDFNGNLTNLFYCVKNRTLAFLKQLGFLPLNSRHEFNVLRRFFEKDEFNDEYLQEELELAQQNLPPPEFEELRAIMLEQAEPSDVWRAAAFFKLIRYSYGSGCTSYGCQPFDIRKVFAVIWQASRRLADTVVENKDFEALIRQYDRDDAFFYCDPPYYMTEGHYAVEFLKTDHQRLRNALAGCKGKWMVSYNDCEFIRELYQDYTITPVTRLNNLAQRYEGGCEYSEVIITNYDPKERENSSCQLNLFDYGICMDEDNPPEYRIE
- a CDS encoding prepilin peptidase — protein: MPDKLAAVQADFFIALLCAASVTDLTKRIVPNWICAVIAVLSIPGFAPEKLPGILIALPFLLAAVFFGGMGGGDIKLMAACGLVLGLPKGLLAAMAGLVLLLIYVVIYRIVCRAQRREAKKAFPLAPFLSAGCLLAYFI
- the lonC gene encoding Lon family ATP-dependent protease, which gives rise to MNNSIPIDIQVKVLYDLLKKVMDEATINDKVEKYNLQDYINSEDVFKRIYALNKIVSDGKGLSIIPNQSNIYNALEDTNNWLAETLAERYVRTKIEREVEKNVTERQDKYMDEVRLSIIKKQRGPENAKTLKKYAKLEVLDSKNLSKNIQRLLRPETFDEIIGQRRAVESILSKIASPYPQHIILYGPPGVGKTTAARIALEEAKKLKFTPFNKDAKFVEVDGTTLRWDPREITNPLLGSVHDPIYQGTRRDLAEGGIPEPKLGLVTEAHGGVLFIDEIGELDEMLQNKLLKVLEDKRVEFSSSYYDPDDESIPKYIKYLFDKGAPADFLLIGATTREPGEINPALRSRCTEVYFEPLSIKDIQSIVENAALKLNIEMESGVSELISKYTIEGRKAINILSDVYGYVLYNSGVKDLNDKIKITVEDLKKIISIGRFKSFEEVSLKSEYEVGHIYGLGVSGYIGSTIEIESVAFKAKEKGRGVVRFNDTAGSMAKDSVFNAASVIRKITDKDISDYDIHVNIIGGGRIDGPSAGAAITVCIISSLLNKPLKQDIAITGEISLRGNIKPVGGIFEKTYGAKRNGIKTMVIPIENLKEVPTDIKDIKVEPVSNIEELMKIVF
- a CDS encoding SpoVG family protein, which gives rise to MRKEKEITPDVEVKINSMYPPGGSGGIRAYASATVDGCLGIRGIKVVEGGRDGLFVSIPSRKTENGYKEICFPVTKEFREQLHKAVPESYQQAVAMKQAPAQPQEAAPEQSQPPMQMGGM
- a CDS encoding replicative DNA helicase, whose protein sequence is MDAPLGSIPHNLEAEQSVIGSMLIDKSSIVESMEILKVDDFYRESHKVIFEAILDLYKRDIAVDIITLTESLKSKSKLEAAGGITYISELSGSIVSTVNLQSYIKIIKDKSTLRKLIKASTKIIEESYNNQNNVEKTIDMAEKSIFDLSNNRKVSDFEPMNVVLERGFLEIERLFNNKGQTTGVASGFRELDAKTSGFQKGDMVLVAARPSMGKTTFALNIAEYAALREGKKVAVFSLEMSKEQLAYKLLCSEAHIDMLKLRTGNLEDKDWENIARASGPLAEAKIFIDDTAGISIMEMRSKCRRLKIEHGIDIIIIDYLQLMSGGRNSESRQQEVSEISRFIKSLAKEMQCPVIALSQLSRAPEARSDHRPMLSDLRESGSIEQDADIVMFLYRDEYYNKETEEKNVAECIIAKQRNGPTGTIKLAWMGQFSKFGNLDVIHQE
- a CDS encoding DHH family phosphoesterase encodes the protein MQDNYNYFITSNKVYMIIIAVLILLLMLYGHIIIGSITIALYVLLVIYNIKNTKFRKSEWKKFIEDFSSKLDIATTSTLVKFPFPLVIIKVTGDVLWYNQNFSSILKGKDILGQNIKNIARDFNIKQAVNGKESVFKYIKIKDKYYDIYTNIVGTSEKSKDKIVILYLYDVSQSYDMVNSINANKDTIMLMEVDNFDDVVKAMDEDDRPLIIAEIERTINIYAQGLNAMIRKYESNKYIFCIQNKYIEKEMEKKFEILDTVREINMGNKLAVTLSIGIGRGGATPLENEKYAVSAKELALGRGGDQAVVKNGDKLLFYGGKAKEVEKRTKVKARVVAQALVDIINDSSSIFIMGHIKPDIDCLGAAVGIHSVVGLLGKMCYIVLNNPNESTKLILAKIKEEKEYKDVFIHSRDCEDKMDENSLLIIVDVHSEGYVESMDLVNKFSRMVIIDHHRRTTDFIKGSLLSYIEPYASSTSELVTEMLPYMVEKPDIKTIEAEALLAGICVDTKNFYFKTGVRTFEAASFLRRLGADTIEIKKFFSYDLKTYLKRAEIIRSANIYNNIAIAVCPKQIESILLAAQAADELLNITGIQASFVFVKIKDEIFISGRSLGDINVQVILETLGGGGHITMAGAKLEYVTIDEALLKLKDAIKKYVKESEK